The following nucleotide sequence is from uncultured Draconibacterium sp..
TTTTTTCGATCCGAATTATCAGGGATCCTGCGATCCAGAGATTGTATGGAACAAATACGGACAGCAGTGGAGCATTTATTATACAGCCCGCCGTCCGATGCTGGAAAATCCTGGCTGCAAACACTTATTGGGATGGCTGTTTCAAAAGGTATGATTAACTGGAAATTTCAGGGTACAATACTTAAAGAAGGAGGGACACGCGAACTTGATAATTCGATGGCACGGCATTGTAGCGTTTCGGTAAAAGACGGGCGTGCTTTTATATTTTATCATTTGGAACCCTGGCGTCGCTACGATCTGGAAAAGAAAAAAGGTGATGAACGCGTTAGAATCTTTGACCAGCCACTTAAAAACAGGGAAAGTGTTCCGTAAATAGCAGAGCTGGAAATTAGAAACAATAAATTATCTTGCAATAGAAATAGAACGTTCGAACTAACCAATAAAAACTATAATTGATGAGCAAATTAAACCTTTACCTTTTTCTTCTACTTCTACTTGGTGTTTTCAGCTCCTGTTCAGCAGGTAAAACTAACAAGGAGACAAACTCCGATAAGCCAAACATTGTTATCATTTACCTCGATGACTTAGGTTATGGCGATGTTGGTGCATACGGAGCCACTGAAATTCAAACACCAAATATCGATCGATTGGCAAATGAAGGTGTACTTTTTACAGACGGGCACGCGTCTTCGGCAACCTGCACTCCAAGCCGTTATGCCTTGCTTACCGGCGTTTATCCATGGCGAAATAAGGATGCAAAGATTTTACCCGGAACGGCACCACTGATTATTGATACCGCACAGGTTACTATCCCCAAAATGCTGAAAAAACAAGGTTATTATACCGGTGTTGTCGGCAAGTGGCATCTTGGTTTGGGAGCCGGTCATGTAAATTGGAACGAACACGTATCGCCGGGACCTAACGAAATTGGTTTTGACTATTCCTACATTATGGCTGCGACGCAGGATCGTGTGCCAACTGTGTATCTGGAAGATGGTCTGGTTGACGGACTTGATCCGAATGATCCGATCGAGATCGATTATCAAAAAAACTTTGAAGGTGAACCAACCGGAAAAGACAATCCTGAATTGCTGACCATGAAATGGCATCACGGACACAACAATTCAATCGTTAACGGTATTCCGCGTATTGGCTTTATGAAAGGCGACGAGAAAGCAAAATGGAGCGATGTGGATATGGCCGATCACTTTCTTGCAAAAGCGCAGGACTATGTGAAGCAGCACAAAAACAAGCCTTTCTTTTTGTATTATGCCTTGCAACAACCTCATGTTCCGCGTACACCAAATCCGCGATTCGTAGGAAAAACGGATTTAGGGCCACGTGGCGATGTAATTGTAGAAGCTGACTGGTGTATTGGCGAGTTCCTGAAAACCCTGGATGAAGAGGGTATCTTGAAAAATACACTGATTATTTTATCAAGCGACAATGGTCCGGTACTTAATGATGGCTATTACGATGATGCTGTTGAACGAATTGGCAACCACGATCAAAATGGAGGACTACGAGGTGGAAAATACAGTTTGTTTGAAGCCGGTACCCGCGTACCGTTTATTACTTATTGGAAAGGACAGATAGGGCCTGAAAAATCGGATGCGTTAATCAGCCAGATTGATATTCTTGCATCAGTTGCTAAGTTAACAGGTGCAGAAGTGAATACTTCTGATAGTAAAGAGCTGTTGAATGTGTTACTGGGGAAATCTGATAAAGGACGTGAACAACTAGTTCTGGAGGCATCAACGCGTACAGCCTTGCGTAAAAACAACTGGTTAATGATTCCGCCATACAAAGGACCGGCAGTTGCAGCGCAGGTAAATATCGAATTGGGAAATTCTCCGGAGTTCCAACTTTACGATCTGAATGATGATATTGGTCAGCAGAAGAATGTGGCTAAAAATAATCCTGACAAGTTGAATGAAATGATTGGCGATTACAAAGAAATTGTTGGAGACATGAATTCAGAAGTGGAGGCATTGGAATTAAAATAGGAGAGGGTATAAATCTCTGCAATTTTGTTTCGAATTCAAATGGTAAAAAAGCAACAATCTTATTACAGGTTGTTGCTTTTTTAGTGTCCGGAAATGAGTTTAGTGATAGTTTTACGATTTGTTTGATGACTCCCGTTCAATAAGTTGTGTTTTTACAATCCGCGTTTCTGTCTGAGATCCAGTTAACCTTTTGAAAAAAAGCTGAGCGATCTGTTGTCCCATCTTAAAAGTGGGATGGGTTACTGAAGTTAAAGCCGGACTTACCACAACCGAGTGGAACTCATCGGTAAAACCAACAACTCCAATATCGTCCGGTATTTTTAATCCTGCTTCTTTTATTGCTTTCATTAAGCCAAATGCAACGGTGTCGTTAATGCCATAAACGGCATCGGGAGGATCGGGCAATTGAAGAAGCCTGTTCATTGCTGTTTTTGCCGATTCAAAAGTCAGATCACAGTTTTCTACCAGGTTTTCATCCGGTGTTAAACCACAGGCCTTTATTCCCGCCCGGTAGCCATTCATTCTTTCTTTTGAAATACTCAGGTTCTCCGGGCCCGAAACATAGGCTATTCTCCGGTAACCTTTTGAATAAAAATGTTCGACAATCTTTTGCGATGCATTAGCATTATCAGCTATTACTGCCGAAATTTTATCGCTGAGGCAAACCCGGTCAAACATTACCAGCGGAATATCCCGGCTAACCAGCATTTCAAAATGATCGGTGGTATTGGTTTCCCTGCTCATGCAAACAATCAATCCTTCAACTCTGGCTTTCAGCAGGTTTTCTATCGATTCCTTTTCTTTAATAATACTCTCGTTCGAACTAGCAATAACAGCAAAGTACCCATTCTCTTTTGCAACACTTTCAATTCCTGAAATGATGGAAGCATAAAAATGAGTAACCAAATCAGGAACCACTATACCGATCATCCTTGTTTCCTGTTTTAATAAACCCATTGCCAGCGGATTAGGGGTGTAGTTTCTTTCTGTCGCCAGTTTCTTGACTTTTTCTTTCATCGCCTGGCTTATGTCAGGATGATCTTTTAAGGCTCTTGAAACTGTTGAAATTGAAATATTCAGTTCCCGTGCAAGATCTTTTAACGATATATGTCGGTTTCCCATTATTGCTGAGTTAAATGATAAAACGCTCTCTTTTTGTCAAAATTAAAAACTTCGTAGCTATGTTCTAGAACATTTTATCATTAATGCAAAGCTTTGCGGAAAGCTTTGCATTAAAATGCAGGTATCTTGTGTTTTTACTATACGATAAATTATTCGAAATTTACACTAAATCAAACGACTTATGAAGTATAAAAGATATTGCAAAACAATGATGCTTAAGGATGATCCACAGCTAATTGAAGAATACAAAAAGGTGCACGCCAAAGGAAATACCTGGCCCGAGATTTCGCAGGGTATGAAAGAGGTGGGAATTATAGATATGGAGATATACCTGCTCAACAACCGCTTATTTATGATTATGGATACTACTTCTGATTTCGACCACAACAAGGCTATGACTGAGTTGGCCGGAAAACCCCGGCAGGCCGAGTGGGAAGCTTTTGTGTCGCGTTTTCAGGTGAGTAGTGAGAAAGCTACGGCTAATGATAAGTGGCAGTTAATGGAGCGAATTTATGAACTGGACCAAAAGGCGGAATATAGTGCCATTGACGGGCAGCTTAAAGAAATTGAGTAAATGAGTACAACGCGATTATTAGGAAAAACGGGAATAACATGCCCTCAAATTATTTACGGAACCAGTTATCTGGGAAATCTTTACCGTGAACTGTCGGAAGCTGAAAAGCTAAACCTTATGCAGGAATGGTTTAACGTGGCCGATGGGAAAGTAATGATCGACAGTGCCGGAAAATATGGTGCCGGACTTGCATTGGAAGTTATCGGACAAGGGCTGGATAAACTCGGTGTTGATCCCTCGCAAATTACAATAAGCAATAAATTGGGTTGGTACCGTGTACCGCTAACAAGTGCTGAGCCAACATTCGAGCCGGGAGCCTGGGCAAACCTGGAATATGATGCCGTTCAGAAGATCAGTTACGAAGGAATTCTGGAATGCTGGCAACAGGGATGTGAATTGTTAGGCGGAAAATTCAAGCCCGAGATTGTTTCTGTTCACGATCCTGATGAATATTTATTGGCTGCAAGCGACGATATTGACCTGCAAAAACGAAAGGACGATATTTTAGGGGCTTATAAAGCTTTATTCGAACTAAAACAAAAAGGTGAAGTAAAAGCGGTTGGCATTGGCTCAAAAGATTGGCTGGTGATAAAAGAATTGTACGAAGAGGTGAAATTCGACTGGGTAATGTTTGCCAACAAATTTACCATTTATCATCATCCAAAATCAATAGTTGATTTTATGGTTCAGCTTGAAAAGGATGGGGTGGGTATTATAAACTCGGCAATATTTAACGCAGGCTTTTTAACCGGTGGCGAATATTTTGATTACCGGGTTGTCGATCCCAAGGATCCTGCCGACCACCAGTTGTTTGTCTGGCGCGAAAAGTTTTTTGCTGTTTGCCGGAAACACCATGTTGCTCCCGGTGATGCCTGTTTAAAGTTTGCACTCTCTGCACCTCAGATAGCTGCTGTTGCGTTAAACCCGAGTAAACCGCACCGCATGGCACACAACAAAACGCTTCTGAATCAGGAGTTTCCCGAATCATTTTGGGCTGAGCTAAAAAGTGAACAAATTATAGACGCTGAATATCCTTATTTATAAAACGAAGCTTATGATTATTGATACACATCATCATTTATGGAACTACAATCCCGTTGAATTTGATTGGATTGATGATGAAATGGCGACCATCAGAAAGTCTTTTTTGCCTGCTGATTTGCAAGCGACTCTGGCTGACACCGGAGTTGAAGGCGTTGTAACCGTACAGGCACGTCAATCGCTGGAAGAAACCAACTGGCTTTTAAAGCTGGCTTCCGAAAACGACTTTATGAAAGGGGTTGTGGGCTGGCTGCCATTGGCTGATGAAAATATTCAACAAATTTTAGAAGGGTATAAAAGTAACACGTGGTTAAAAGGAGTTCGGCACGTTGTTCAGGGAGAGCCTGATCCTGAATTCATTTTAGGGAAGGATTTTAATAAGGGAATTTCATTATTAAAAAACTACAACCTGGTTTACGATATTCTGATTTTTGAACATCAACTACCCAATACAATACATTTTGTTGATCAGCATCCTGAGCAGCAGTTTGTGGTAGATCATATTGCCAAACCAAAAATCAAAATAAATGAATTGGAACCATGGGCGGAGAATATAAAAGAGCTGGCTAAGCGCGAAAATGTTTCGTGTAAAATAAGCGGGATGGTTACCGAGGCAGACTACAAATTATGGACAGAAGAACAACTCAATCCTTATTTTGACACTGTTCTTGAGGCTTTTGGGCCATCGCGACTGTTATTTGGTTCCGACTGGCCGGTATGTCTGGTGGCTACAAACTATTCTAACTGGCTGGATTTGGTTAAAAAAGTGATTTCGAAGTTTACAAACGAAGAACAGGATTTGATCCTGTATAAAAATGCACAAAGGATTTACAATATTTAATTTTAGCACAAACAGATGAAAGCAATAGAAATAACAACTCCAGGTGATGTAAAGATTGTAGAAAGGGAAATGCCGCAAATTGGAAGAGGAGATGTTCTTCTTAAAGTAAAATATGTTGGGTTTTGCGGCTCCGATTTAAGTACATATCTCGGTAAAAATCCGATGGTACAGTATCCGCGTATTCCGGGGCACGAAATATCGGCAGTTATCGAAAAAACGGGAGACGAGGTGCCTGAAGGATTTTGGGAAGGACAAAGTGTTACGGTTGTTCCTTACACTAATTGCGGACAATGTACCTCGTGTAAACAAAAACGTTTTAATGCCTGCCGTTATAACGAAACACTGGGCGTTCAGCGTGATGGTGCAATGGCCGAATATATTGTAGTTCCGTGGCAAAAAGTATTAAAAGATGAGGCTTTGTCGGATGTACAGTTGTCTTTGGTAGAGCCGCTAACCGTTGGTTTTCATGCCGTTGATAACGGAAAAGTGACGGACATAGATACTGTGGTGGTATTTGGTTGTGGAATGATTGGAAGTGGTGCTATTGTTCGTGCCAAATTGCGGGGAGCAACTGTAATTGCTGTTGATATTGACGATGTGAAACTTAAAATAGCCCAGCAACTGGGAGCAGATTTTATCATTAATTCGAAAGATATGGATTTACACCAAGAGCTTCAGGAAACTACAAATGGTGATGGTCCAAACGTGGTTATTGAAGCAGCTGGAAACCCGGTTACATATAGGGCAGCAATTGAAGAAGTAGCTTTTGCAGGCCGGGTAGTTTGTATTGGTTATGCCGGCACGGAGGTAGCGTTTTCAACCAAACTTTGGGTGCAGAAAGAACTGGAAATAATGGGATCGCGTAATGCAAATCCATCCGATTTTGAAGCCGTAATAAAGTACCTGAAAAGCAGTCAGATTGATGAAAACATTTTGATTTCGAAAACAGTAAGCCCGGAAGAAGCACCCGTCGCAATGAAAGAATGGGCTGAAGCACCTGGAAAAATAATGAAGATTCTGGTTCAGTTCTAGCGGAATACTGTAGTTCAAAAAGAACTTATCTAAAATACAAGCAAAAAAAACGAAACGGTTAGAACAAAAGGCTTGGTAGATGGAATAAGCCACAAAGAAGTGCAAAGTAGAAGATGTTGAGGTTCAAAATTTCTCATTTATCCTGCTGTTTATCTGTTTTGGTGTCAATCCAATATAATCTGTCTATTCAAATCTAAACTCTCAGAATAAAGGTCACCAATACTGGCAACCTTCTACCATTTTTCAGTGGATTTTAATTTTGCATATATCTCATGGGAAAATCCATCTCTGATAATGGGTGTAATGATTCAAAATTAAGCCCTTGTTTTACAGTTTATGATAATAAAAAAATCGAACATTTTGTTATTTACTTATTTTGTTTTGCTTTTTTACAGGTGTTTTTGCTTTTCTATAACTGGAAAAATTACATAAGAGCTAGTAGGTCAGTTGTTTAAGTTCGTGGTGGTTGTGTTTAGTTTATAAGTGGTTCAAAATTGAAAAATAGACCAATATATTCTATTAAATGCGGGCTATAAAAAGTAATTTCAAATAAAACCTATAAATATCCATTTGTCTTAAAATGTCTATATGGTACAATAAACTGCCATTAGGTATTAAATAGAAATAATAAAAGTGCAAAAAGATTAAAAGAGACACATTTTATGCGAGAAAAAAGAAAATATGACAAAAGCAAATTGAAACATCAGAATACATATATGTTATTCAGCATGTTCATGCTGAATTACAACACCCTACCTTGCTATTGAATTTCAAAATATTAAAAATTTTAAGTCATGAAAAAAATTACTTTAGCACTGATTCTATTAGTATTCGTTATGGGAGCAGCATTTGCCCAAGAAGGTGGTAAAATTCCGTTAATCGGTTCGAAAGCTCCATCTTTTAAAGCTAAATCAACAGAAGGGAAGATTGTATTCCCTGACGACTATGGTTCGAGTTGGAAGGTCCTTTTTAGTCACCCGCGTGATTTTACTCCTGTATGTACATCTGAATTATTGGAGATGGCCTACAGGCAAAGCGAATTTGACCGTTTGGGAGTTAAGGTTGCTGTAATTTCCACCGACGTTTTAAGTCAGCATGTTATGTGGAAAGCTCATATGGAAGAACTAGACTACAAAAACAGGGGGCAGTTACAAATCAATTTTCCAATAATTGACGATTCAGATGCATCGGTGTCAAAAGAATATGGCATGCTGCATGCTCCTACAAGTACAACAGAAGATGTAAGAGGAGTATTTATTATTGATGATAACAACGTTGTGTGTTCAGTTAACTTTTATCCAATGAAGGTTGGACGAAATATGGATGAAATTATTCGTGTTATTCAGGCACTTCAAACTACTGCTGCAGCTGATGTGTTAACACCTGCAGGCTGGAATGATGGAGATGATGTTTTGGTACCTTATTTTCCATACACAAATGCAGAGTTGGAGGCCAATCCCGATTTGAAAAAAGATTTTTATAATGTTGGAGATAGGTTGTGGTTTAAAAAAATTGGAGAATGATTGTGTCAAAATAAAGAATATTTGTAATACCAGGGTATTGCGGTATTTTGAATTCATAAAGGGTAGCAGTTTTGTTACCCTTTTTGCTTTGTATAACATCAATGACATCGAATTTATCAAATATTGAGTAACCAAATTAAGAATAAGAGTTACACCATTCACACATTAGACAGAACGGGTGCTTAATTGTTTCCATTCAACTTTAAGCTGATAAACGTAATTTGCCACAGAATGATGCCTTTAGCATAATCGGTGTCAGAATCTAAAATGGTTGTAGAAGGTTTCTCCTACCGGTTTAGGTGGAGTGCCCACGCGTTACAGTGGAGTTGGTTTAAGTAATTCCGACTGTAACACTGCAAACCACCCGATGTAAACATTTTGCATTTATAAGAATATCCGTATATTGAATGAATCAAAAAATCCTTATATCTCACGTCGGGAATGAGATTAAGTATTAAAGCGTCATATTAATCATACTTATTATTACAGGCTCCAGTGAGTTGTATGGTCGGGCAATTATATTCCGTCATTTTAATAGTCATAAATGAAACAATCAAAGTCAGACATTAAAGCGCTCAAAAAAGAACTTGCGACGAAAAACCGTGAGTTGAAAATTGAGAAAGCTTTTGAGAAGGTTCGAGAACAAGCTATGTCGATGCGTCATTCGTCTGATTTGCAGAAGATTGTCAATACAGTTGCTCAGGAATTGAATAATATGAACCTGGATATAACCGGGGTATTCATGTTAATCAACAATGACGAAATTGATAAGCAATTCACATTTTGGGGATCTACAGGTGTGGCAGAAATTTATATGAAAAAAGCGGCTATCCCTTTTCTGGATCGCCCCATTTACAGAGTATTAGCAGAGGCGACAACCAAAGGAGAACATTTTTTTGTGGAGGAGTATACACGGGAGGAAAAAAATGAATTCTTTGAGCATCTATTTAAATTTCCACCATATAATTCATCTACTCCTGAGTGGAAGGAACAGGTTTTTTCCCGTGAGGGCGGCTATACAAGGTCTGTTTCTGTTTCTCATTATACCTCCATATTTGTAGTTAATCATTTTGGAAGAAGATTATCGGATGACGATAACAAGATTTTAAAGCGTTTTGGAAAAGTATTTGAGCAAAGCTACACCCGGTTTCTCGACATCCAAAAAGCCGAAGCGCTGGCGCGTGAAGCGATTAAACAAGCATCTGCAGACAGGGTTCGTGGTGAAATTGCCAGTATGCGTACCTCTGAAGACCTCAATCGGATTACACCGATTATCTGGCGGGAGCTGGAAACACTGGAGGTTCCTTTTATTCGCTGCGGTGTTTTTATTATTGATAATCAGAACGAAAAAATTCAGGCTTATTTAACTACCCCAGATGGCAAGTCGCTGGCAGCATTAAATCTATCTTTTGATGCTAACGATCTTACAAATAATGCAATTAAGTACTGGAAAAAGAACCAGATTTACAAAGAACGCTGGAATAGGGAAAAATTTATCAACTGGACAAAATCCATGATTAGAATCGGACAGGTTCAAAATGTGGAAACTTACCAGGGTTCATCTGTCCCGCCGGAATCTCTTCACCTGCACTTTGTTCCTTTCGCCCAGGGCATACTTTATGTTGGAAATATTTCTACCCTTACCGATGAAAAACTGGAACTGGTTAAAACATTGGCTGAAGCATTCTCAATAGCTTATGCCCGGTATGAAGACTTTAAAAATGTTGAAGAAGCCAAAAACAAGATTGAAATAACTTTAAATGAATTGAAAATAGCACAGGCACAACTTCAGGAACTGGACGAGTTGAAGTCCCGTTTTTTTGCAAATATTTCACACGAATTCAGAACTCCGCTCACCCTTATCATGGGCGAGGTTGAAAATGTAATCGCATCGAATATTCATTCAGCCGACAAAAAAAGGCTTGAAATTGCAAACAGAAATGCCAACAAGCTATTGGTTTTAATAAATCAATTGCTTGAACTTTCAAAAATTGATGCAGGTAGCCTGATGCTAAATAATGAAAATGGAAATCTGGTTACATTCTTAAAAAACATTTTCTTTTCATTTGAGTCTCTCTCTTCATCAAAAAAAGTATTGCTTCGTTTTCATTCAGAAGCTGAAAATATTAGACTTGCATTCGATCATGAAAAAATGGAAACCATTTTTTACAACCTATTGTCAAATGCATTCAAGTTTACCGAAGGACCCGGCGAAATATCACTTTCGGTAAAAGTAATTGAGTCAGCAAAAATCGAGATCATAATAAAAGACTCCGGAATTGGCATTCCATCTGAGCAAATTCCACACATTTTTAACCGGTTTTTCCAGGCCGACAGTTCATCCATCCGAAAACATGAAGGAGCAGGGATCGGTCTGGCACTTGTAAAAGAACTGGTGGAATTGCATAACGGAAAAATAGCTGTTTCGAGCAAGGAAAATAAAGGAACCGAATTCAGGATTCTACTTCCGATATCGTTTGAACAATCAATGAGTGCTCCAGGCAAAAATATAACGCTTAAAACGCCAGAAAAAAAACTTTCTTTTAACCCCGAACTTCAACCTGCAGTTCAAACTGAACTTGCGGACAACACAGATGGTGAAAACCATAAAAAAATTGTTCTTGTTGTGGAAGATAACTCTGAAGTGCGGCAATATATTAAAGAACAGTTGGTAGATAACTATTGCATAAAAGAAGCTCAAAATGGGGAGGAAGGACTTTTAGCAGCAGAAGATCAACTGCCTGATTTAATTGTAACTGACGTAATGATGCCCAAAATGGACGGATACGAGTTTTGCCTGAAATTAAGAAGCAACGAAAAAACCAGTCATATTCCGATTGTTATGCTTACTGCAAAAGCAGGCTTCGATGATAAAATCAACGGTTTGGAAACGGGTGTTGACGCTTTCGTGACAAAACCATTCAGTGCAAAAGAGTTAAAAATCCGGATAAAAAATCTGATCACCCAGAGAGAACAACTAAGAAAACGGTTCGGTAATGCAACTATTATCAGGCCAACTGAGGTATCTGCAATTTCTGCCGACCAGCTATTTTTAAAAAAGACCCTTAAACTAATTGAATCAAATTTCCACGACGAAAACTTTTCGGTTGAATTGCTGGCCGGTAAAATAAACATGAGTGTTTCGCAGCTAAACAGAAAATTAAATGCGTTAATCGATCAACCCGCCGGACAGCTAATCCGGTCGTTACGATTGCAACGGGCTGCAGATTTGCTCAATCAAAATTCTGCCAGTGTTTCTGAAATCTGTTATAATCTTGGATTTAGCGACCTGTCCTATTTTTCGCGGGCTTTTAAAAAACAATTTGGCCGCACACCCACAGAATACCGGGAAGAATAACCACCTGTTTTTTCCCTCCTAACAACCTTTGTCTCCACGATGATTGAAAAGTCCCATTGCTTGCGCGAAAAGTACAAATAAATCGAAAACGCATTGCCTAGATTCGCATTACATCATTTTGAAACAATAAATAAGTAATGAAAAAGGCGGGTGTTATTGGCGGTTCAGATTTAATTGGAAGTTATATTTCATTAATGTTTCTTGCCGAAGATTATAAAGTTAAGGTGCAAATCTCAAACAAAAGGCAAATAAAGAAAGATCCTTTATTCAAAAATATCAGCATAAATCAAAATATCGAGTTTCATGAAACTGATTTAACCAATGCTGAGCAGGTTCAAAATTTTATTAAAGATTGTGAACTGGTAATTCATTGCGGGGATCCCATTTGTTTGAATGTTAAATCTGCTGAAACAAAGGTTTATGCACCAGTTATAAGAAATTCCGGAATTCTGTTCAAAGCAATTCAAAAAAGCAATTCGATAAGAAAAGTTATTTTCATCACCTGTGCTACGGCGTTTAATCCTAGTTATATATCACCTAAAACTGAGAGAAACGACCGCACTTTAAATGCACAAAACAATCAGGTTGACAAAGCGAAATTCCATGCCTCAAAAGCCATTTATAAAGTGCTTAACAGTCTGCCGGATGATTTATGCAAAGTTATTTTTATTTCACCTGTTGAAGTCAGGAACAATCAGCTTTCAAGCAGCACCGACTCAACAACAACCGGCCTTCAGTTTCTTTTCAGAAAAAAAATAACACCCGATCCTTTTTTTCAAAAACTTTTGGAGAAACAGGAGGTTATTGAAAGGTCTACCAGCATTGAGGAACTTCCTGAAAAGGTATTCCAGGCGGTTGCAACTGACGAAATGACTCAGTCGCTGAAAATCAAAAATGGACAGATGATA
It contains:
- a CDS encoding NAD-dependent epimerase/dehydratase family protein, whose translation is MKKAGVIGGSDLIGSYISLMFLAEDYKVKVQISNKRQIKKDPLFKNISINQNIEFHETDLTNAEQVQNFIKDCELVIHCGDPICLNVKSAETKVYAPVIRNSGILFKAIQKSNSIRKVIFITCATAFNPSYISPKTERNDRTLNAQNNQVDKAKFHASKAIYKVLNSLPDDLCKVIFISPVEVRNNQLSSSTDSTTTGLQFLFRKKITPDPFFQKLLEKQEVIERSTSIEELPEKVFQAVATDEMTQSLKIKNGQMIAYF